TTGACGGATGAGCATGCAAATGTCCCAATACTCTTTTTCAGGCCCTATTAAAAAATGATCCCCTTTTCCAATAAAAAGAATTTCACCTCCACTGGCTGTGAGAAAGGGTTCTGTTTCCTGTATGTATCGGCAATATGCATCCCAGCCACTTGTGATCCCCGGAGAATTCAGTTCCGGATGAGATGAATAATCGGCTTCTTTTTTTAATTTAATAAGATTCAGATTAACGATAGAACCTTTTATATTTTTACTGAATAAATGTTTTCCTGCCTCGAAGGTAGGATATAGATAAGATGTTGTCATTTTTTTATAACTAATAAAGATTTTCCGGGAGCTCAATATCTTCGATACAATTCTTTTCTGCCTTTAAAACTTCCTGACGGTAATGGATATAAGGATTGTTCTGAGGCTCCACTACCGCAATACATTCGAATATAAATGCATTTTCACCGTACTCATTCCAGTCAGACTGCAATTGCCGATGCGTGTACTGGCCAATATTGAGTGAGAATTTTATTTTATTCTCCAATGCTTCCACATTAAGGGAGCCTTGGATAAACTGCTTTCCGTTTATGGTATTTTTAATAGAAAGAACTCCCATTGTTACAGGATGATTTTTAGCTTTTTCTCTAAGTTGCTGTTTAATTGTATTTTTCATTTAAATTCATTGTCTGTTCATTATTGTATCGATCCTCCCAGCTCAAATAGGAATTCTGAAGTAGCTTTAAGAGATTTGTTCTTCTTAAATGATAATACTTCTGCTGTAATATTTTCTGCTGTTTTTTTTGCTTCTTCAAAGACTTTTTTCCCGGTATCAGTGATTACAACATAGCTGACCCTTGCATCTCTCTCATTGGCTTCTCTGGATACAAGACCTATTTTTTCAAGGGGATTCAAAAGGCGTGTAATCCCTGAAGCTGTTAAACCTGTTTTCTCAGCCAGATCTATCCTGCGGATCTTATGTTCTGAAGACCCTATAAGAATATACAGGATCGTAAAATCACTGAAGCTAAGTCCATGCACACTCAATGCATCAAATTTTCTTGAAATAATGGCCTGTACTTTTGTAATGTTCATAAGTAGTAGTAAATCTGTACTTATCATTGAATTATATTTG
The sequence above is drawn from the Chryseobacterium daecheongense genome and encodes:
- a CDS encoding MarR family transcriptional regulator, coding for MISTDLLLLMNITKVQAIISRKFDALSVHGLSFSDFTILYILIGSSEHKIRRIDLAEKTGLTASGITRLLNPLEKIGLVSREANERDARVSYVVITDTGKKVFEEAKKTAENITAEVLSFKKNKSLKATSEFLFELGGSIQ
- a CDS encoding GIY-YIG nuclease family protein: MKNTIKQQLREKAKNHPVTMGVLSIKNTINGKQFIQGSLNVEALENKIKFSLNIGQYTHRQLQSDWNEYGENAFIFECIAVVEPQNNPYIHYRQEVLKAEKNCIEDIELPENLY
- a CDS encoding DUF1330 domain-containing protein, which translates into the protein MTTSYLYPTFEAGKHLFSKNIKGSIVNLNLIKLKKEADYSSHPELNSPGITSGWDAYCRYIQETEPFLTASGGEILFIGKGDHFLIGPEKEYWDICMLIRQKSVGDFLNFEQNEEYMKIAGHRTAAIEDSRLLPLEEILLQSIKPNNGNSNH